Below is a window of Drosophila bipectinata strain 14024-0381.07 chromosome XR, DbipHiC1v2, whole genome shotgun sequence DNA.
AATGATATATGAATAAGAATGATTGTCAAATATTTGCTGAAAGTTTGGGATAAATTCGCATAAAAATAAAGGGATTTTGACTCACTAATTTTGGGCTAGGGGGAACATTGGAATCCCaggtaaaatatttttcttcaacAACATTTTAATATTGAATTCGCGTCGATTGGCCCTTCAGCCCGATTCGAAAATCcgttaaaaagttttttataaaattagatTTTTCTTCTCACCTTAAAAATTGTTGGCTAATTTGTCCACCCGTTTGTGGGTGTGTCCATTTTTTTCCTCAACAGAGCCAATACGGTATTGTTagttctaccaaatactaccatttccgatcgttcagttatatggcagctataagatatagtcggccgatccgtagggaatttggtaggtcgtattattGTGCCACTCATGCAAAATCCgaattctctaactctaaaaacatcaaagatATACCATTTCCCATCAATCAGTATATGGccgctataggatatagtcggccgatcccggtcgttccgacttacatatatactgcgtgcaaaggtaagaagggtgtgtgcaaagttttaaaacgATACCTTTAAAAAtcagagactagtttgcgtaaaaacagacagacggacatgctcatatcaactcaggaggtgatcctgatcaagaatatatatactttatagggtcggagatgtctctttcactgcgttgcacaattttggacaaaattacaataccctctgcaagggtataaaaggaTGTGAACATAATAacaggaggtgattctgatcaagaatatatatactttatagggtcggagatgtctctttcactgcgttgcacaattttggacaaaactataataccctctgcaagggtataaaaggaTGTAAACataataacaaatatttgtaacaaccaaaaatataactgtatcatttttgacatttatCAAAATCGAGTGAAAGAGTGAAATCCACTTTTAAATTTCACGGTTTAAAGCGAGAGGTAGCGGCAATAATAAGAATAAAGAAGGagatagaaagttgaaacaaatttttttgtttaattgttAGGCTGCCTTAGGCAAATTTTTGTGATTCTTAgatactaaaataaaaataataaaataaaaataaaaaaaagttttttctaTTCTACGCCGCAATGTAATCTACAGATTGGTAATTGGTaattacataaataaaataaaaattttcattacttcatacaaattttcaatttttttccaaaagtgtaGTTAAAATCGCAAAAAATAATAGCACTACTTTTCCAAAACGGGTTCTGAACCAGAGGAAtgacaaatttaaaaaaaaaatgtgcactaaaaatataaatacccAAAACTAAGGCCACCTGAATTAAACAATGCTTTACTTTAAAGATAAAGTTCTCTAAATGATTCCAATGCTAGTTGAAATGGACTTAAAACCAATTTCCTTTGACTGTGGACTAGATATTTTCCGTAGGATTGAAGTCAGACGACTGCCCAAGTGACTCAAACACGTTCATAGAGTTTCCTCTGAACCATTCCTCTGGCACCTTTTGTATGATTGTCCTGCTAAAGGAGCgctatatttaaattttacactCTGAAAAAGGTATCGTAGATGTCTTCAAGATATTGATGCTTTTATGCGAATTTATGATGGATTTTATACCATGAGGACCTATACCATGATACCATATAGAGGACATACTCTATACGCCCAGACAATTGTACTGTACCCTAAAtgcttaattatttttttgttgtatgaAGATTTTATTCTAAGTTATTTGGActtctatataatatatgtatgtatgtactaaAAATCACTTTGCGCCACCTGAACATACcatttttccccatttttgagtTGTGTCATTTGGAGGTTACTTAGAAAACTATATGCTCTGGTTAATGTGTGTGTCCCATTTGAAGGTGGGGATGAAGGGAACATATTAACTTGCTTTGGATATTAGCGAACTGTTTAAACCAATAGTTTGTATTTTGAGTTCCGTTTTAAGCTTTTTAGCGGACTTTAGCTAAACTACCTTGCTCTGACACAGTAAAAAAGTTGTTTCAATAGTATACGGCTGTATTATCTATTTTCTTGGATAATTTGACTAAATAACCAAATTAATTCCACAAGttcctatatctatatatttttttctctatatatctataataTTACATTTATTCACATTTCAGTACTTTTTGCgtaaaatttaaacacaatTTGTTTTACCCTTGGAGagcgtattataattttgtccaaaagtgtgcaacgcagtaaagcagacatctccaaccctataaagtatatacacatatattatTGATCAGGATCTCCTCCTGAGTTGAGATATGcttatgtccgtctgtctgtttctacgtaaactagtctctcagtttaaaagctatcaacttgaaattttgcacacaACCTTCTTTCCTtcgcacgcagtatatacaTAAGTCggatatatcctatagctgccatataattgattaattggaaatgctataacttcggTGATTTTAAAGTTAGAGTTCGAAAATACTAACTTTTGTATTtctgaagatagaagcttggggctttttacacccttgcagagggtattataattttgtccaaaagtgtgcaacgcagtgaaggagacatctccgaccctataaagtatatatattcttgatcaggatcacctcctgagttgatatgagcatgtccgtctgtctgtctgtttctacgcaaactagtctctcagttttaaagctatcgacttgaaactttgcacacacccttctttcctttgcacgcagtatataagtcggaacggccgggatcggccgactatatcctatagctgccatataactgattgatcggaaatgttataactttgacgtttttaaagttagagagttcaaattcgacatgagagcattttttgggaaaaaattactacatgccaaatttcgtaaggatcggccgactatatcttatagctgccatataactgaacgatcggaaatgacccaactttcgtgtttttgaagatagaaagctggaacttggtacagattatatttttggtcagttaatccgaccaacgaaatttcattaggatcggtcaactatatcctatagctgccatgtaactgaacgatcggaaatggtttttggtagaaataccaactttggtatttttgaagatagaagcttgagactttttttagattttgtattgtaataaattggattatatattcatattcccataaggatcggccaactatatccgatgtttgcgatatatatccggtttaaacggcaagggtatatagacttcggctccgaccgaagttagctttcctttcttgttaatacGTATAAAAGGAACTCTCTTGCTCATAAAAGGAACTCTTCTTGCTGAATGCGCTTTCAAACCACGCTCAATCAGTCTTTTGCAAATGGTATGACTCGTTAAGGATGCGTTCATATAGTTTTTAAGATCCTTCGAAGAAAGAAAAGGCTCCTATTTCGACTTCCTAATAAGGGtcgtgtcaaattttgtggaagTTGCTCCCTTTCTGCCACGTTTTTCCTGTTTATCTGTATAGTGGATAGCagaaaacactttttttttggagcgtTCCAATAGTTTGACAATTTGTCTCATGGATTGGACTTCTGATTCCTTAGATTCTTAGATTAGGCTTAGATTCCTCTCTACTGCGGTGCAATGTGCTCCACGACCCAAAAAATTGCTATAATAACAATCCTTGTAATAAGAATATTCAAAACAataccttttattttaatttaaaagaataaTAACCACAGATTTTAACAAAATACGACCgcgtttcttttattttttccaacccaaACACGAGGTCTTCCATTTTCCTGACGAATTTCcatgaaaaaccaaaattgcGGATGAAAAGCGTTCAAAAAGTAGATCGTGACCAAGTATCGTTATTCCCGTTACTAACACAGTGggtttcataaatatttctaaagcttaaacttaaaaaaaaagcctttgagtgaaatataaattttcgtttctattattttttccatcgCTGTATATCCGGttgtaactgcaagggtatatcaacttcggctccacccgaagttagctgtcctttttttattttatttttttttttatcaaaatgtatatattatacataaaTCTATTAAATTGGTTAAATCTATCAAGAAAAAGgggtttaattttaataatttgataAGTAAACTGGAAGTGgcgcttttatttttttcgttgttTTAACGAgtattattaaaagaaatatttgaaaaggatttttaatttatgtaaGTAAGGCTGTTTTATACAACaatataagaaaaagaaaattttaataaatttcaacAGTAACTACATTTTTTCGCCCAAATCGAAATGTACTGAAATGGTGCTATTAATTTTTTCACAACTgaacccttgcagttaagatcggatataaatcgttataggattttttttataaattttataaaattgttataaaaattacccaatttTAGgacataaaatttataaaaaatgccAACCATCTGGTATCTtctggtaaaaaaaaatctatgttggtatttttaccaaataccattttcgatcaatcagttatatggcagttattgggatacagtcggccgattccggacgttacgacttatatactacgtgcaaagaagggtgtgtgcaaaaatttcatgtcgatagctttaatGTTGAGAAACTAGTTCCCGTAGAAACAGACCGACAGACAGAAGGACATGCTTGCATCAATTCatgaggtgatcctgatataTATGGTAGATAAAAgaatataccttttttatagGAGATATCTCCTTTGTTGCATCAAtaacaccctctgcaaggttataaaaagttaaaaataaaactaatccGTGTCcacatatgtatttattttgtattactTTATCATCCGTAGAGGCTTAATAAATAGTCGGCTGTGATCATGGATCCAGAGGCATTTTTAGACGTGGCCAATCAGGTCATCAAACTGAAAATGTTTCCGTTTTTTGACATTGCTCACAGTCTTCTTGCCGCGCTGGCCGTGCGCGAGGACTTGGGCGCAAACGCGCAGGCATTCTCACGGAAGCACCCGCTGGCTTGCTGGTTATCAACAATGCTGGTGATCTTCGCCGGCGGTATGGTTGCCAACGGCTTGCTGGGAGAGCCAATTTTGGCTCCCCTGAAGAACACGGGGCAGTTGCTCGTGGGTACGGCTGTGTGGtatgtaaatttaaaaaaatttgttaactTTCCCCCAAAAACTTAAAGGTTTATGATCCTTATTCTAGGTACGTCGTGTTCTACACACCGTTTGATGTGGGATATAAGGTGGCAAAGTTCCTGCCGGTCAAGATAGTCGCTAGTGCCATGAAAGAGATCTACCGGGCCAAGAAGGTTTACGACGGCGTAGGCCACGCGGCTAAACTTTACCCCAACGCCTGGATAATCATGATTATTATCGGCACGCTAAAGGGCAATGGAGCAGGCTTCACCAAGTTGATTGAGCGCCTCATCCGTGGGGCCTGGACTCCGACTGCCATGGAGTTCATGCAGCCGAGCTTGTAAGAGTCATTGTTTATTTTCCCAAGGTTTTTTACACGATATACTTCTTTTTTGGTTATGCAGCTATACCAAAGCGTCGTTGCTGGCCTCAATCATCTTTGTTCTGGATAAGAAAACTGACTGGATCTCGGCACCACATGCATTGGTCTACTTTGGTATTGTAATATTTCTGGTTTATTTCAAGCTCTCGTCAATCCTGCTGGGTATCCACGATCCTTTCCTGCCACTCGAAAATCTGTGCTGTGCCATCTTCTTTGGCGGCATTTGGGACAGCCTGGCCAAGATCCTCGGACGCGGCCAAGCAAAGGACGGTGACACCAA
It encodes the following:
- the LOC108133721 gene encoding trimeric intracellular cation channel type 1B.1, with product MDPEAFLDVANQVIKLKMFPFFDIAHSLLAALAVREDLGANAQAFSRKHPLACWLSTMLVIFAGGMVANGLLGEPILAPLKNTGQLLVGTAVWYVVFYTPFDVGYKVAKFLPVKIVASAMKEIYRAKKVYDGVGHAAKLYPNAWIIMIIIGTLKGNGAGFTKLIERLIRGAWTPTAMEFMQPSFYTKASLLASIIFVLDKKTDWISAPHALVYFGIVIFLVYFKLSSILLGIHDPFLPLENLCCAIFFGGIWDSLAKILGRGQAKDGDTKDLKKSN